The Fulvivirga ligni genome window below encodes:
- the folE gene encoding GTP cyclohydrolase I FolE, with protein sequence MKQKETLSNTPLDKEEFDEIGDDHVGSAADTPLKPDAFDMSDEEKMVKIEGHFKEIMETLGLDLTDDSLKGTPKRVAKMFVKEVFSGLNPANKPLARLFDNKYKYDQMLVEKDITFYSHCEHHFVPIFGKAHVAYISSGKVIGLSKINRIVQYFAKRPQVQERLTVQIGNELKKALNTEDVGIVIDATHLCVASRGVGDTNSKTGTAYFSGKFKENQIKNEFLNYINAK encoded by the coding sequence ATGAAACAGAAAGAAACTTTGTCGAATACCCCGTTGGATAAAGAAGAATTTGACGAGATAGGTGATGATCACGTGGGTTCTGCTGCTGACACTCCACTAAAGCCAGACGCATTCGACATGAGTGATGAGGAGAAAATGGTCAAAATAGAAGGCCACTTTAAAGAAATCATGGAAACCTTAGGCTTGGACCTTACGGATGATTCCCTTAAAGGCACCCCGAAAAGAGTAGCCAAAATGTTTGTTAAAGAGGTTTTCAGCGGTTTAAATCCGGCAAACAAGCCTTTAGCCAGACTTTTTGATAACAAATACAAGTATGATCAGATGCTGGTAGAGAAGGACATTACTTTCTACTCGCATTGCGAGCATCATTTCGTACCCATTTTTGGTAAAGCTCATGTAGCTTATATTTCTTCCGGGAAAGTAATCGGCCTTTCTAAAATCAATAGAATAGTACAGTATTTCGCCAAAAGACCTCAGGTACAGGAAAGGCTCACGGTACAGATTGGCAATGAGCTAAAGAAAGCCCTCAATACCGAAGACGTAGGTATAGTAATCGATGCCACTCACCTTTGCGTAGCTTCAAGAGGTGTAGGCGATACTAATAGCAAAACAGGAACAGCTTATTTTTCTGGAAAATTTAAAGAAAACCAGATCAAAAACGAGTTTCTGAATTACATTAATGCAAAATAG
- a CDS encoding 6-pyruvoyl trahydropterin synthase family protein, with product MKVAVFRKEHFNAAHRLFNPDWDDDTNFKVFGKCSNPHYHGHNYELYVQLIGEVNPKTGYVYDMKLLSDVIREHVIKKFDHKNLNLDTEYFKDKIPTAENIAVIIYDILRKEIDADLELKIRLYETERNFVEYPVG from the coding sequence TTGAAAGTAGCTGTTTTCAGAAAAGAACATTTTAACGCTGCCCACAGGCTATTTAACCCTGACTGGGATGATGACACCAACTTCAAGGTGTTTGGCAAATGCAGTAATCCGCATTATCATGGCCATAATTATGAACTTTACGTACAACTTATAGGTGAGGTAAATCCTAAAACAGGTTACGTATATGATATGAAGCTCTTAAGCGATGTAATTCGTGAGCACGTCATTAAAAAGTTCGATCACAAAAACCTAAATCTGGATACAGAATATTTTAAAGACAAAATTCCAACTGCTGAAAATATTGCCGTAATTATATACGACATCCTAAGAAAGGAAATTGACGCTGATTTGGAGTTAAAAATAAGACTATATGAAACAGAAAGAAACTTTGTCGAATACCCCGTTGGATAA
- a CDS encoding PorP/SprF family type IX secretion system membrane protein has translation MKKLLLPILMIVTYVTGYSQQDPLHAQYLNNPLVLNPAYSGINNVFNATLSHRSQWSGFSGAPETTSFTAHTSLVDNKVGVGLIFVRDGIANITNTEFSATGSYKIDLGDATFSFGLQAGVVGYKESNSELNVKDPDKLFEGDQNFSKFNFGAGVALKAKDYYLGLSIPRMINSTADFGNLEGEIYQRHVYLAAGYVYHLNAELALKPSVLLKGVSNAPLSVDYNASVVIHDKYTAGVFSRNFNTYGLLAQFNFKDHFRLGYVFEVPGNNSVGTSYSTHEITLGVDFEIFDFHFLSERYF, from the coding sequence ATGAAAAAACTTCTACTTCCAATACTTATGATTGTCACCTATGTGACCGGTTATAGCCAGCAAGATCCACTTCATGCCCAATATCTGAATAACCCTTTAGTGCTCAATCCTGCTTATTCAGGAATCAATAATGTATTTAACGCTACCTTAAGTCATCGGAGCCAGTGGAGCGGATTTAGCGGAGCTCCCGAAACTACCAGCTTTACAGCGCATACTTCGCTGGTAGACAATAAAGTTGGGGTTGGATTAATCTTCGTTAGAGATGGCATAGCTAATATCACTAATACAGAATTTAGCGCCACAGGATCTTACAAAATTGATTTAGGCGATGCTACGTTCTCATTTGGCTTACAGGCTGGAGTAGTCGGTTACAAAGAGAGCAACAGCGAGCTCAACGTAAAAGATCCTGACAAGCTATTTGAAGGAGACCAAAATTTTTCAAAGTTCAACTTTGGTGCTGGTGTAGCCTTAAAGGCAAAAGATTATTATCTAGGTCTTTCCATACCCAGAATGATCAATAGTACGGCGGATTTTGGCAATTTAGAAGGGGAAATTTATCAACGTCATGTGTACCTGGCCGCCGGTTATGTTTATCACCTAAATGCCGAATTAGCTTTAAAACCTTCCGTTCTTCTCAAAGGTGTATCTAATGCTCCCCTATCGGTAGACTATAATGCCAGTGTGGTCATTCATGACAAGTATACAGCCGGCGTATTTAGCCGAAACTTTAACACTTATGGCCTATTGGCCCAATTCAATTTCAAAGATCATTTTCGACTGGGTTATGTATTTGAAGTGCCTGGAAATAACTCCGTAGGCACCAGCTATTCAACCCATGAAATCACCCTTGGAGTTGACTTTGAAATCTTTGACTTTCACTTCCTGAGCGAAAGATATTTCTAG
- a CDS encoding FG-GAP-like repeat-containing protein, with the protein MHRYHQTFYSETLQKYRKFKGRLDKNLKSGRFYQFSKRKQFSLIKKVEQLYKRLKALGLQLKLGVAAGSLSLILSATAAQAQQLGPFVNNPLKNPLPPPVNTSLVNAPALFDFDDDGDFDLVDGDKYGNVHLFENIGTATEPRFNSVNDEDNPFKQVRVGGNASPAFFDLDGDGDMDLFVGNQAGNLIYFDNNNGSFTRDDDANPFAGQNFSSSYFSANIHPHFADADSDGDLDLLIGRSASYESGSSVLYFKNDNNVFEKELDAVSPFRNIQSYVFAAPMMTDIDDDGDMDLFIGKNNGDFELYINNNDEYTLEPNPWNPATKKGNPLLNVGIDEYNASPIFADLDDDGNLDVISGFTTYSGYSEAGPLFYIKNNGDFQMELKEGLANPVDGVDVMSYSNPELVDMDNDGDLDVFISGNKYNNQFANCKYYENTGDFKYAESDDFIEDLSFQIGFDAGRFKSFLVDYDKDGDQDIFTSYAYFSYDLMYFARSADSYENQTSTDNNPFKDVDQSFFLEDLNFTDIDSDGDLDVFISGYDGLLQFYINDNGVYNVKIDESDPLTSTSFGYDVNIAFADIDHDGDLDAFLGIKYGMVHMLQNIGTPTAPQFADPVTFMERSDDEVSKAPVFQDIDGDGDLDILVGSYSGQIKYYENQNEVPSITGLTDLNYNPTEDTAIEIASNLAITDTDDDLIISAVVRFTSGYDADEDILEFTNTDNITGSFNASTEELVFSGRAEISEYMDALQSLIYKNSNENAQATIKTLEVYATDYDNTDPTHNNAELTSWTITVGTEPPNSDINIYTAISPNGDGANDYWDIQNISLPNKVELYNRWGDLVYDAVDYDNDLTRFDGTSNKGKDLPSGIYFYKIKTSSGTYKGNVVLKRGL; encoded by the coding sequence ATGCATCGCTACCATCAAACCTTCTACAGCGAAACTTTACAGAAGTATCGTAAGTTCAAAGGGAGGCTCGACAAGAATTTAAAGTCAGGGCGTTTCTATCAGTTTTCTAAAAGAAAGCAATTTTCCTTAATCAAAAAGGTTGAGCAGCTATACAAAAGATTAAAGGCTCTCGGCCTACAATTGAAACTAGGAGTGGCCGCTGGCTCTTTAAGTTTAATACTAAGTGCCACCGCTGCTCAGGCACAGCAGCTTGGTCCATTTGTAAATAATCCTTTAAAGAATCCTTTACCACCTCCGGTTAATACATCTCTTGTAAATGCACCTGCCCTTTTTGATTTTGATGATGATGGCGACTTTGATCTGGTAGATGGCGATAAGTACGGCAATGTGCACCTCTTCGAAAACATTGGCACTGCTACGGAGCCTAGATTCAACTCGGTGAATGATGAGGACAATCCCTTTAAACAAGTGAGGGTAGGTGGCAACGCTTCACCGGCCTTCTTCGACCTAGATGGTGATGGTGACATGGATTTATTTGTGGGAAACCAGGCAGGAAATCTAATTTACTTTGATAATAACAACGGAAGTTTCACGAGAGATGACGATGCTAACCCTTTTGCAGGTCAAAATTTCTCAAGTTCATACTTTTCGGCTAATATACATCCGCATTTTGCTGACGCAGATAGCGATGGCGATTTGGATTTATTAATTGGAAGATCAGCCAGCTATGAATCAGGTAGCTCAGTCCTTTATTTTAAAAATGATAACAATGTTTTTGAAAAAGAACTAGATGCCGTTTCTCCATTCAGAAATATCCAGTCATATGTTTTTGCCGCTCCTATGATGACAGATATTGATGATGATGGAGACATGGACCTTTTCATTGGTAAGAATAATGGTGATTTTGAGTTATACATCAACAATAATGATGAATACACCCTTGAACCTAACCCCTGGAACCCTGCTACCAAAAAGGGAAATCCATTACTGAATGTAGGCATTGACGAATATAACGCCTCCCCCATATTTGCTGATTTAGATGATGATGGCAACCTGGATGTTATATCAGGTTTTACTACATATTCAGGTTATTCAGAAGCTGGCCCATTATTTTACATAAAAAACAATGGCGATTTCCAGATGGAACTGAAGGAGGGCCTTGCAAACCCGGTGGATGGAGTGGATGTGATGAGTTATTCGAATCCTGAGCTGGTAGATATGGATAACGATGGCGATCTTGATGTTTTCATTTCAGGCAATAAGTATAACAATCAGTTCGCTAACTGTAAATACTATGAGAATACCGGTGATTTTAAATATGCTGAATCTGATGATTTTATAGAAGATCTCAGTTTTCAAATCGGATTTGATGCTGGCCGCTTTAAAAGCTTTCTGGTTGATTATGATAAAGATGGCGATCAGGATATTTTCACCAGCTATGCCTATTTCTCTTATGATCTGATGTACTTCGCGAGATCTGCTGATTCTTACGAGAATCAGACATCTACCGATAATAACCCTTTTAAGGATGTTGATCAATCATTTTTCCTGGAAGACCTAAATTTCACTGACATAGATAGTGATGGAGACTTAGACGTATTTATAAGCGGATATGATGGATTATTACAATTTTATATTAATGATAACGGCGTCTATAATGTAAAAATTGATGAATCAGACCCTTTAACATCGACCTCCTTTGGTTATGATGTTAATATAGCTTTCGCAGATATTGATCATGACGGAGATCTGGATGCCTTTCTGGGGATAAAATACGGCATGGTTCATATGCTACAAAACATAGGTACACCCACTGCTCCTCAGTTTGCTGATCCAGTGACCTTCATGGAGAGAAGTGATGATGAAGTATCCAAAGCCCCTGTTTTTCAGGATATTGATGGTGATGGCGATTTAGATATACTCGTGGGCTCATATTCTGGGCAAATAAAATACTACGAAAACCAGAACGAGGTTCCAAGCATAACAGGACTCACCGATCTGAATTATAACCCAACGGAAGATACAGCCATTGAAATTGCCTCAAACCTGGCCATTACAGATACAGACGATGATCTGATTATTAGTGCAGTGGTAAGATTTACCTCTGGCTATGATGCCGATGAAGACATTCTGGAGTTCACCAATACGGATAACATCACCGGATCTTTCAATGCCTCCACGGAAGAATTAGTTTTCAGTGGCCGTGCAGAAATTTCAGAGTATATGGATGCCCTGCAAAGCTTGATCTACAAAAACAGCAACGAAAATGCTCAAGCCACCATTAAAACGCTTGAAGTATACGCCACTGATTATGACAATACAGATCCAACCCATAATAATGCAGAGCTAACCAGCTGGACCATTACGGTGGGCACAGAACCTCCAAATTCAGATATTAACATTTATACAGCCATATCTCCCAATGGTGATGGAGCTAATGATTATTGGGACATTCAAAACATATCACTACCTAATAAAGTGGAGCTCTATAACAGATGGGGTGATTTGGTTTATGATGCTGTTGATTATGACAATGACTTAACTCGCTTTGATGGCACCAGTAACAAAGGGAAAGACCTGCCATCCGGCATCTACTTCTATAAGATTAAAACATCTTCAGGCACTTATAAAGGGAACGTGGTACTAAAAAGAGGACTATGA
- a CDS encoding cytochrome P450 has protein sequence MKDPFPMYQKLREESPMYKSQTGEWIVTSFNLVNSILRDGRFKTGNKLDWVNNAITYFESKDQDFSAIADAINKFILLINPPEHERIRKFIAKNWSYVNLNEILDRNISGVLKDLSDKAEIEIVQELASPIPLLTICSLLGIPLDDYRALQKLSQHLVKVLNLYNSLEDLVNIDSASRKFIDYFIAQIETKKHHPGNDFISRIILENTKTDDSLTERELISICIFIFVAGQETTSSLISNAFLFLSQKPAERQKLSINHQLIPAFVNELLRFNGPVHLLGRIAAEDILIDEKLIKAGETVTLCVASANRDTDQFPDADEFRLDRNPNRHLAFGSGIHFCLGDHLAVKQTEKVIANFLSSHPEYQHFDYEWNNNIAIRSLKNLNIKC, from the coding sequence ATGAAGGATCCTTTTCCTATGTATCAAAAACTAAGGGAAGAGAGCCCCATGTATAAAAGTCAGACCGGCGAATGGATTGTTACTTCGTTTAATCTGGTGAACTCAATCTTAAGAGATGGGCGCTTCAAAACCGGCAACAAGCTAGACTGGGTCAATAATGCTATCACCTATTTCGAAAGTAAAGATCAGGATTTCTCTGCCATTGCAGATGCCATCAACAAGTTCATCTTGCTCATTAACCCACCTGAACATGAGCGCATTAGAAAGTTTATAGCTAAAAACTGGAGTTATGTTAATCTCAATGAAATTTTGGATAGAAATATCTCAGGGGTTTTAAAAGATTTATCTGACAAAGCTGAAATAGAGATCGTGCAAGAACTTGCCTCTCCTATACCTTTACTTACCATTTGTAGTTTATTGGGCATTCCTTTGGATGATTATAGAGCACTCCAAAAGCTAAGCCAGCATCTGGTGAAAGTGTTAAACCTTTACAATAGCCTGGAAGATTTGGTGAATATTGATTCTGCATCCCGAAAATTTATCGACTATTTCATAGCACAGATTGAAACCAAAAAACATCATCCTGGCAATGACTTTATTAGTCGTATTATCCTCGAAAACACAAAAACAGATGATTCTTTAACAGAACGAGAATTAATCTCCATATGCATTTTCATTTTTGTAGCAGGGCAGGAAACTACCTCGAGCCTCATTTCAAATGCTTTTTTGTTTCTCTCTCAAAAGCCAGCTGAACGGCAAAAGCTTTCTATAAACCATCAGCTAATTCCAGCCTTTGTGAATGAACTGCTCAGATTTAATGGCCCTGTACACTTGCTGGGAAGAATAGCTGCAGAGGATATTTTGATTGATGAAAAACTGATAAAAGCAGGTGAGACAGTGACATTATGCGTGGCCAGCGCCAATAGAGATACTGATCAGTTTCCTGATGCTGATGAGTTTAGGCTAGACCGCAACCCCAACCGCCATCTAGCCTTTGGCTCAGGCATTCATTTTTGTCTGGGCGATCATTTGGCGGTAAAGCAAACGGAAAAAGTCATAGCCAATTTTCTTTCATCACATCCTGAATATCAGCATTTTGACTATGAATGGAACAACAACATTGCTATCCGTTCTTTAAAAAATCTGAACATCAAATGCTGA
- a CDS encoding acyl carrier protein: MSPQNSNEIAAYLRELAAQEMKTDSSQITTTATFHQLGFDSISCLYFMDQIQNQFNIEMSPMDFWDYPTINSLSEKIFHENFAA; this comes from the coding sequence ATGTCACCTCAAAATAGCAATGAAATAGCAGCTTATCTACGTGAGTTAGCTGCTCAGGAAATGAAAACAGATTCGAGCCAGATCACCACCACAGCTACTTTTCACCAGCTCGGTTTTGATTCTATAAGCTGCCTATATTTCATGGATCAAATTCAAAACCAATTCAATATAGAAATGAGCCCTATGGATTTTTGGGATTATCCCACTATAAACTCATTGTCTGAGAAAATCTTTCATGAAAACTTCGCCGCTTAA
- a CDS encoding phosphoadenylyl-sulfate reductase produces the protein MNFDEIKRQLEIYKSEGRTMFTTSSFQSHSIVLLHILSRIDNSIPVVFINTGYHFPETVEFKDKVATEFNLNVIDLKSETPKFMQKDPDGKLLFTSDPDHCCFLNKTQPVNRLLMQYDIWINGVRADQSAVRKAMQVEQPAPNDTVRFHPMLDWNAKMIYQYQKEYNLPKHPLENAGYLSIGCEPCTRRVDPEMMEREARWYGMNKTECGLHTDLVSK, from the coding sequence GTGAATTTTGATGAAATAAAAAGGCAGCTAGAGATATATAAATCGGAAGGAAGAACCATGTTTACCACTTCTTCTTTTCAATCTCACAGTATTGTATTGCTTCATATTTTAAGCAGAATAGATAATAGCATTCCTGTGGTGTTTATAAACACCGGATATCATTTTCCTGAAACTGTAGAGTTTAAAGATAAGGTGGCTACGGAGTTCAATTTAAATGTGATTGACCTGAAGTCAGAAACACCCAAGTTTATGCAGAAGGACCCTGATGGTAAGTTACTATTTACCTCTGACCCTGATCATTGCTGTTTTTTAAATAAGACGCAGCCTGTGAATAGGCTTTTAATGCAATATGATATTTGGATCAACGGTGTAAGAGCTGACCAGAGTGCGGTGCGTAAGGCTATGCAAGTAGAGCAGCCAGCCCCAAATGATACCGTGAGATTTCATCCCATGCTGGATTGGAATGCAAAAATGATTTATCAATATCAAAAAGAGTATAATTTACCTAAACATCCACTTGAAAATGCCGGCTATCTCAGCATAGGATGCGAGCCATGCACCCGCAGGGTAGATCCTGAAATGATGGAAAGAGAAGCGCGCTGGTATGGCATGAATAAAACAGAATGTGGATTACATACTGATCTGGTAAGTAAATAA
- a CDS encoding NAD-dependent epimerase/dehydratase family protein, whose product MKVLVTGGAGYIGTELVSLLLERDDVEEIVVYDNLSKNNVNFFLGHSLPNNSKLKFVKGELLDSRFLNKALKGIDVVYHLAAKVTTPFDNTDPHFYEQVNHWGTAELIYAIEESDVKKFIFASSTGVYGSAKEAVDESITPNPRTFYGISKMRGEEHASRLKDKMDTYIFRCGNVYGYNRSMRFDAVINKFVFEAHFYKRISIHGDGRQQRAFIHIKRVAKALCGVVDGGLDSGIYNLVDRDMQVLDVVDTLKELIPELEFIFVNQHLKLRQLKVQPNEELNKKLGLQSEKSFKEEIEEFRERFSFSL is encoded by the coding sequence ATGAAAGTTTTAGTAACGGGTGGTGCTGGTTATATAGGCACTGAATTAGTAAGTCTGCTCCTGGAAAGAGATGATGTAGAAGAAATAGTGGTGTATGATAATTTGAGTAAGAATAACGTTAATTTTTTCTTAGGTCATTCTTTGCCTAATAACTCTAAACTTAAGTTTGTAAAGGGTGAGCTTTTAGACTCACGGTTCTTGAATAAAGCATTGAAGGGTATTGATGTGGTTTATCACCTGGCGGCTAAGGTTACTACACCATTTGATAATACTGATCCTCATTTTTATGAGCAGGTAAACCACTGGGGTACGGCTGAGCTTATTTATGCTATTGAAGAAAGCGACGTGAAGAAATTTATCTTCGCTAGCAGTACTGGTGTTTATGGTTCTGCTAAAGAGGCTGTGGATGAGAGTATTACGCCTAATCCTAGAACCTTCTATGGCATCTCTAAAATGAGAGGCGAAGAGCACGCCAGCCGCTTGAAGGATAAAATGGATACTTACATTTTTAGATGCGGAAACGTATACGGCTATAATAGAAGCATGCGTTTTGATGCTGTTATCAATAAATTCGTTTTTGAAGCCCATTTCTACAAGCGCATTTCCATTCATGGAGATGGTAGACAGCAAAGGGCTTTTATCCATATAAAAAGGGTAGCTAAAGCTCTATGCGGTGTTGTAGATGGTGGACTAGATTCTGGTATATATAACCTGGTAGACAGAGATATGCAGGTGTTGGATGTGGTGGATACCCTAAAGGAACTGATACCGGAGTTGGAATTCATTTTTGTAAATCAGCATCTTAAGCTAAGACAGCTAAAGGTACAGCCTAATGAAGAGCTCAATAAAAAGCTCGGATTACAAAGCGAAAAGTCTTTCAAAGAAGAGATAGAGGAGTTTAGAGAGCGATTTAGCTTTTCGTTATAA
- a CDS encoding 2-hydroxyacid dehydrogenase — protein MKIAVFSSKSYDKESLESHNNGIEFKYFDATLNKDTVQLAKGFDGICAFVNDHLDADVLHVLAANNIKIVALRCAGSNNVDLAVADQLGIKVYRVPAYSPQAVAEHALALILTLNRKTHKAYNRVREGNFSLERLSGFDIYNKTVGVVGTGKIGSIFAKMMNGIGCKVIAYDAYENDEMKKLGIEYLPFEELLKQSDIISLHCPLTPETHHLINKDSFAHMKDGVMLINTSRGALIDTKDAIEALKTRRLGYLGIDVYEQEEHLFFRDLSESVIADDMITRLISFSNVLITAHQGFFTSEALSQIAITTIKNINDFAAGVENANEVAVEA, from the coding sequence ATGAAAATAGCAGTTTTTAGCAGCAAATCTTACGATAAAGAGTCTCTAGAGAGTCATAACAACGGCATTGAATTTAAATATTTCGATGCCACATTAAATAAAGATACCGTTCAGTTAGCAAAGGGTTTTGATGGCATTTGCGCTTTTGTAAATGATCACCTTGATGCTGATGTTTTGCATGTGCTGGCCGCCAATAATATTAAAATAGTGGCCTTAAGGTGTGCAGGATCCAATAATGTGGACCTGGCTGTGGCCGATCAGTTGGGCATTAAAGTATATAGGGTGCCAGCTTATTCACCGCAAGCTGTGGCTGAACATGCTTTGGCCTTGATTCTTACTCTCAATAGAAAAACTCATAAAGCTTATAATCGGGTAAGGGAAGGTAACTTTTCTTTAGAGCGCCTTTCAGGCTTTGATATCTATAACAAAACAGTAGGTGTGGTAGGCACGGGAAAGATAGGGAGCATCTTTGCCAAAATGATGAACGGAATTGGCTGTAAGGTGATTGCTTATGATGCTTACGAAAATGATGAGATGAAGAAGTTGGGTATCGAATACTTACCCTTTGAGGAGCTCTTAAAACAGTCGGACATCATTTCCCTTCACTGCCCATTAACTCCTGAAACACATCACCTGATCAATAAAGATAGTTTTGCTCATATGAAAGATGGTGTAATGCTTATAAACACCAGTAGAGGAGCTTTAATAGATACTAAAGATGCCATTGAAGCCTTGAAAACCAGGCGCTTAGGTTATCTGGGTATTGATGTTTACGAACAAGAGGAGCATCTCTTTTTCAGAGATCTATCAGAAAGTGTAATAGCGGATGATATGATCACCCGCCTTATTTCATTTTCTAACGTGCTGATCACAGCTCATCAGGGATTCTTTACCTCAGAAGCTTTAAGCCAGATAGCCATTACTACCATTAAGAATATTAATGACTTTGCTGCTGGCGTTGAAAATGCTAATGAAGTAGCTGTGGAAGCTTAG